From one Tautonia marina genomic stretch:
- a CDS encoding metal-sulfur cluster assembly factor: MTDAPTPQPDSTPSTDAGQGPDQEIVLTALKAVKDPELGVNIVDLGLVYTVATREGEIDVEMTLTSPACPAGPQIIRESTEVIESLQGVSKANVKLVMNPPWSPDRMSEDARDELGMF; the protein is encoded by the coding sequence ATGACCGACGCACCCACGCCCCAGCCCGATTCGACCCCTTCCACCGACGCAGGCCAGGGGCCCGATCAGGAGATCGTCCTGACCGCGTTGAAGGCCGTGAAGGACCCGGAACTCGGCGTCAACATCGTCGACCTCGGCCTCGTCTACACTGTGGCGACCCGAGAGGGTGAGATCGATGTGGAAATGACACTGACCTCGCCAGCCTGCCCGGCCGGACCTCAAATCATCCGAGAATCCACCGAGGTGATCGAGTCGCTCCAAGGGGTCTCGAAAGCCAATGTCAAACTGGTGATGAATCCCCCCTGGTCCCCCGATCGGATGTCTGAGGATGCCCGAGACGAACTCGGGATGTTTTGA
- a CDS encoding SufE family protein, with protein sequence MPPALDELVEELREADRQERIELLIDLANELPPLPDRLSQYKDEAHRVPECQSPVFLFLEREGARIHLFADVPPEAPTVRGFVCLLVRGLDGATVEDVLNVPNDLIQRTGMAEILGMQRTSGLSGVLHRLKAMVARTEAASTNQAQQN encoded by the coding sequence TTGCCCCCTGCGCTCGATGAACTTGTTGAGGAACTGCGCGAGGCGGACCGCCAGGAACGCATCGAACTGTTGATTGATCTGGCCAACGAGCTTCCACCGCTCCCCGACCGGCTTTCTCAATACAAGGATGAGGCGCATCGGGTCCCCGAATGCCAATCGCCGGTCTTCCTCTTTCTGGAACGCGAGGGGGCTCGCATCCACCTCTTCGCGGACGTCCCCCCGGAAGCCCCGACCGTCCGGGGCTTCGTCTGCCTCTTGGTTCGAGGGCTCGACGGTGCGACGGTTGAGGACGTCCTCAATGTCCCCAACGACCTGATTCAGCGCACGGGAATGGCGGAAATTCTGGGCATGCAACGCACGAGCGGTCTGTCCGGAGTTCTCCACCGCCTCAAAGCCATGGTGGCCCGAACCGAAGCGGCCTCGACCAACCAGGCCCAGCAGAACTAA
- a CDS encoding sulfurtransferase encodes MADYAHPEVLVSADWVEQNRDNPKVRIVESDEDVLLYDMGHVPGAVKIDWQGDLQDQLIRDYITAEKFADICARSGIANDTTVVFYGDKSNWWACYAFWAFKLFGHDDCRIMNGGRKLWIDQKRPLSKETPSYPRTNYSVKGSDPSTIRIFRDEVLAHLKAGKKLIDVRSPGEYTGELLHMPDYPQEGSLRAGHIPTAKSVPWSRAVNEDGTFKSADELKGIFEQECGLNSADEVVAYCRIGERSSLTWFVLTYLLGYPKVRNYDGSWTEWGNLVGVPIARGAE; translated from the coding sequence ATGGCCGATTACGCCCACCCCGAAGTCCTCGTTTCCGCCGACTGGGTCGAGCAAAACCGCGACAATCCCAAGGTCCGGATTGTCGAGAGTGATGAAGACGTCTTGCTGTACGACATGGGCCATGTGCCCGGTGCGGTCAAGATCGACTGGCAAGGGGATCTCCAGGATCAGTTGATCCGAGACTACATCACCGCCGAGAAATTCGCGGACATCTGCGCCCGGAGCGGCATCGCTAACGACACCACGGTTGTCTTCTACGGCGACAAATCGAACTGGTGGGCCTGCTACGCCTTCTGGGCTTTCAAGCTATTTGGACACGATGATTGCCGGATCATGAACGGCGGCCGGAAACTCTGGATCGACCAGAAGCGTCCCCTCAGCAAGGAGACCCCCAGTTACCCCCGAACCAACTACTCGGTCAAGGGGAGCGACCCCTCGACGATTCGGATCTTCCGAGACGAGGTGCTGGCCCATCTCAAGGCCGGCAAGAAGCTGATCGACGTGCGAAGCCCGGGGGAATACACCGGAGAACTCTTGCACATGCCCGACTATCCTCAGGAAGGATCGCTCCGGGCCGGCCATATTCCTACTGCCAAGAGCGTTCCCTGGTCTCGGGCGGTGAACGAGGATGGCACCTTCAAGTCAGCCGACGAACTGAAGGGGATCTTCGAACAGGAGTGCGGCCTCAACTCGGCCGATGAGGTCGTCGCCTACTGCCGGATCGGCGAACGATCGAGCCTGACCTGGTTCGTGCTGACCTACTTGCTGGGTTATCCCAAGGTTCGCAATTACGACGGTTCCTGGACCGAATGGGGGAATCTCGTTGGTGTCCCGATTGCTCGCGGCGCTGAGTGA
- the sufD gene encoding Fe-S cluster assembly protein SufD has product MSSATTTPAAGGFTDATFTSFLDSRDEPSWLLDRRRSAFDRFKVTPLPTLRDEEWRRTDIRPLKLDRFAPPSHREPSEAARKALEPIASGLDSLYGTGIAQVDGSPTRQADPTKLGGAVFLDLATAIKEHPDLLRDHLMTEAYQADADAFAALHAAFWTGGVLLYVPKGIKVEVPLFHLIGLSPEGTTDLNHTLVLLDEGAEATLVQETAGANRGKEPGLHVGGVELILRRGSRLRFVNLQNWDDATWHLSRERALVGADAALQWTVGGLGGRVAKVNQDVALVGEKARAQVNGVMFTSGRQNLTYITRQDHIAPNTTSDLLYKGGLKDKSRLVWRGMIKVEPDAQHTDAYQKNDNLVLDEDARADSIPGLEIEANEVRCTHGATAGPVDPDMVFYAQARGIDRATATRLIVEGFFANVYDRISVEPVRDTLANAVAQKLGHGSTSSLSLTETASS; this is encoded by the coding sequence ATGAGCAGCGCCACCACGACCCCAGCCGCCGGCGGCTTCACCGACGCAACCTTCACCTCCTTCCTCGACTCCCGCGACGAGCCGAGCTGGTTACTCGATCGCCGCCGATCGGCGTTCGACCGGTTCAAGGTCACGCCGCTCCCGACGCTTCGCGATGAGGAATGGCGGCGAACCGACATCCGCCCGCTCAAGCTCGATCGGTTTGCTCCCCCGTCCCATCGTGAGCCCTCCGAGGCGGCCCGGAAGGCGCTTGAGCCGATCGCTTCCGGCCTCGATTCCCTCTATGGAACTGGAATCGCGCAGGTCGATGGGTCTCCCACTCGGCAGGCCGACCCCACAAAACTCGGTGGAGCGGTCTTCCTTGATCTTGCGACCGCGATCAAGGAGCATCCCGACTTGCTCCGTGACCACCTCATGACCGAGGCGTATCAGGCCGACGCCGACGCCTTCGCCGCGCTGCATGCGGCCTTCTGGACCGGCGGCGTCTTGCTGTATGTGCCGAAGGGGATCAAGGTCGAGGTGCCGTTGTTCCACCTCATCGGCCTGTCTCCCGAGGGGACCACGGACCTGAATCATACCTTGGTCCTGCTCGATGAAGGGGCCGAGGCAACCCTCGTTCAGGAGACGGCCGGAGCAAACCGAGGGAAGGAACCCGGCCTGCATGTCGGCGGCGTCGAACTGATCCTCCGGCGCGGTTCGAGGCTCCGATTCGTGAACCTTCAGAACTGGGACGACGCAACCTGGCATTTGAGCCGAGAGCGGGCCCTCGTCGGTGCCGATGCCGCCCTGCAATGGACCGTCGGCGGCCTTGGCGGCCGGGTGGCGAAAGTCAATCAGGATGTGGCCCTGGTGGGTGAAAAGGCCAGGGCCCAGGTCAACGGCGTCATGTTCACCTCGGGACGGCAGAACCTGACGTACATCACCCGCCAGGATCACATCGCCCCGAACACCACCAGCGACCTGCTCTACAAGGGTGGCCTGAAGGACAAATCACGCCTCGTCTGGCGAGGAATGATCAAGGTTGAACCCGACGCGCAACATACCGACGCCTACCAGAAGAACGACAACCTCGTCCTCGACGAAGACGCCCGCGCCGACTCGATTCCCGGCCTGGAAATCGAGGCCAACGAGGTCCGCTGCACCCACGGGGCGACCGCCGGTCCCGTCGATCCTGACATGGTCTTTTACGCTCAGGCCCGAGGGATCGACCGCGCCACGGCCACTCGATTGATCGTCGAGGGCTTCTTCGCCAACGTCTACGACCGGATCAGCGTGGAACCCGTCCGAGACACCCTGGCCAATGCGGTGGCTCAGAAGCTCGGACACGGCAGCACGTCCTCGCTGAGCCTGACCGAAACGGCAAGCTCCTGA
- the sufB gene encoding Fe-S cluster assembly protein SufB yields MATDLNAQVKGINEEYKYGFRDSDANYNFKSQKGLSAEVVNQISEMKGEPDWMRQIRLKALEVFWQKPTPNWGGVLSELDYNDIYYYMRAADRQGKSWDDVPADIKRTFDKLGIPEAEKKFLAGVGAQYESEVVYHSLREDLQKLGVIFTDTDSAVREYPDLVREYFGTIIPHDDNKFAALNTAVWSGGSFVYIPAGVKVDIPLQAYFRINAENMGQFERTLIIVEEGAQVHYVEGCTAPMYTTESLHSAVVEIIVKKGGRCRYTTIQNWANNIYNLVTKRAVAHEDALMEWVDGNLGSRLTMKYPAVHMRGKGARGEILSIAFAGKGQHQDAGGKVVHEAPYTSSRIISKSISKNGGRSSYRGLLKVMDGAKGSKSNVVCDALILDPISRSDTYPYIEIEEDDVKLGHEASVSKIGEEQLFYLMSRGLSEAEASTLIVSGFIEPLVKELPMEYAVEMNKLIQLQMEGSVG; encoded by the coding sequence ATGGCAACCGACCTCAACGCCCAGGTCAAGGGCATCAACGAAGAGTACAAGTATGGTTTCCGAGACTCGGACGCCAACTACAACTTCAAGAGCCAGAAAGGCCTGTCCGCGGAGGTCGTCAACCAGATCTCCGAGATGAAGGGAGAGCCTGACTGGATGCGGCAGATCCGCCTGAAGGCGCTTGAGGTCTTCTGGCAGAAGCCGACCCCGAACTGGGGCGGCGTCCTTTCGGAACTCGACTACAACGACATTTACTACTACATGAGGGCCGCCGACCGGCAAGGCAAGTCGTGGGACGACGTGCCGGCCGACATCAAGCGAACCTTCGACAAGCTCGGCATTCCCGAAGCCGAGAAGAAGTTTCTCGCGGGCGTCGGCGCTCAGTATGAATCAGAGGTCGTCTACCACAGCCTCCGCGAGGACCTTCAGAAGCTCGGCGTGATCTTCACCGATACCGACTCGGCCGTCCGCGAGTATCCGGACCTGGTGCGCGAGTACTTCGGCACGATCATCCCGCACGACGACAACAAGTTCGCCGCCCTGAACACCGCCGTCTGGTCGGGCGGCTCATTCGTGTACATCCCCGCCGGGGTGAAGGTAGATATCCCGCTCCAGGCCTACTTCCGGATCAACGCCGAGAACATGGGCCAGTTCGAGCGGACCTTGATCATCGTTGAGGAGGGGGCTCAGGTCCATTATGTCGAAGGCTGTACCGCCCCGATGTACACGACCGAAAGCCTGCACTCGGCCGTCGTCGAGATCATCGTCAAGAAGGGTGGCCGCTGCCGCTACACGACCATCCAGAACTGGGCAAACAACATCTACAACCTCGTGACCAAGCGTGCGGTCGCCCATGAGGACGCCCTGATGGAGTGGGTCGACGGCAACCTCGGCAGCCGCCTGACCATGAAGTACCCCGCCGTCCACATGCGCGGCAAGGGGGCCCGCGGCGAGATCCTCTCGATCGCCTTCGCCGGCAAGGGGCAACACCAGGATGCCGGCGGCAAGGTCGTTCACGAGGCCCCTTACACCTCCAGCCGAATCATCTCCAAGTCGATCTCGAAGAACGGTGGCCGGTCGAGCTACCGAGGCCTCCTGAAGGTGATGGACGGGGCCAAGGGCTCGAAGTCGAACGTCGTTTGCGATGCCCTGATCCTCGACCCGATCAGCCGATCGGACACCTACCCGTACATCGAGATCGAGGAAGATGACGTCAAGCTCGGCCACGAGGCCAGTGTTTCGAAGATCGGCGAGGAACAGCTGTTTTACCTGATGAGCCGAGGTCTCTCGGAGGCCGAGGCCAGCACCTTGATTGTCTCCGGCTTCATCGAGCCCCTGGTCAAGGAGCTGCCGATGGAATACGCCGTCGAGATGAACAAGCTGATCCAGCTTCAGATGGAAGGCTCGGTCGGCTGA
- the sufC gene encoding Fe-S cluster assembly ATPase SufC — protein MSKVLEIKNLRVAVEGKEILKGVDLTLRQGEVHALMGPNGSGKSTLSYALMGHPNYEILEGSATINGVDLLEMEADERAKAGLFLAFQYPTSIPGVTVANFLRHAVSNVRNPDRKEGEELIPMREFRKDLRSVMNELGMDPEFARRYLNEGFSGGEKKRAEVLQLAMLQPSFAILDETDSGLDIDAVRIVSEGVNRVAERQGTGVLVITHYQRILTYIKPQFVHILFGGRIVENGGPELVDQLEREGYDWVRAKYPEAAKDEDELEERAGLTSSSAF, from the coding sequence ATGAGCAAAGTCCTGGAGATCAAGAACCTTCGTGTCGCCGTCGAAGGCAAGGAAATCCTCAAGGGGGTCGATTTGACCCTCCGACAAGGAGAAGTCCACGCCTTGATGGGTCCCAACGGTTCGGGCAAGAGCACCCTGAGCTACGCCCTGATGGGGCACCCGAACTACGAGATCCTCGAAGGATCGGCCACGATCAACGGTGTCGATCTGCTGGAGATGGAGGCCGATGAACGGGCCAAAGCAGGGCTGTTCCTCGCCTTTCAGTACCCGACCTCCATCCCCGGTGTCACCGTTGCCAACTTCCTCCGGCACGCCGTGTCCAACGTTCGCAACCCCGACCGCAAGGAAGGGGAGGAACTGATCCCGATGCGGGAGTTCCGCAAGGACCTTCGCAGCGTGATGAACGAACTCGGCATGGACCCCGAGTTTGCTCGTCGCTACCTCAACGAAGGGTTCTCTGGCGGGGAAAAGAAGCGAGCCGAAGTCCTTCAGCTCGCCATGCTTCAGCCCTCCTTCGCCATTCTCGACGAGACGGACAGCGGACTCGATATCGACGCCGTCCGCATCGTCTCGGAAGGCGTGAACCGCGTGGCCGAACGCCAGGGAACCGGTGTCCTGGTGATCACCCACTATCAGCGCATCCTCACCTACATCAAACCGCAATTTGTGCATATTTTGTTCGGAGGGCGAATCGTCGAGAACGGTGGACCTGAACTGGTCGATCAACTGGAACGGGAAGGATACGACTGGGTCCGAGCCAAGTATCCCGAGGCCGCCAAGGACGAGGACGAGTTGGAAGAGCGTGCCGGCCTGACGTCCTCCTCGGCCTTCTGA
- a CDS encoding helix-turn-helix transcriptional regulator: MTTQFDRHGFDPDSSDRPLLDLIRRRGPLTVAEMATELGVTATAVRNRLIRLCGAGLVERRAEHVGRGRPRHVYQASVEAHRRLGQNYADLAVALWEELMRNVEDRKLRRILFARITDRLADLYRNEVRGRGWQERLEQLGTVLHGRGVETEVAQRGDAMPVLELHSCPYFELAEADRDICALERKMFEKVLGQGLRLSQCRLDGHRSCDFEAKPSPTSDPSRAQAS, from the coding sequence ATGACCACCCAGTTCGACCGCCACGGATTTGACCCGGACAGTTCCGACCGTCCGTTGCTGGATTTGATCCGGCGACGGGGTCCGCTGACGGTCGCCGAGATGGCCACGGAGCTGGGAGTCACGGCGACCGCCGTCCGCAATCGGCTGATTCGGCTCTGCGGCGCCGGGCTGGTCGAGCGTCGGGCAGAGCATGTTGGCAGGGGGCGGCCCCGGCACGTGTATCAGGCAAGTGTCGAGGCGCACCGTCGGCTTGGTCAGAACTATGCGGATCTTGCCGTCGCGCTCTGGGAAGAGCTGATGCGCAATGTCGAGGATCGGAAACTCAGGCGTATCCTATTCGCCCGGATCACCGATCGCCTGGCCGATCTGTATCGGAACGAGGTCCGTGGCCGCGGCTGGCAAGAGCGGCTCGAACAACTCGGAACCGTCTTGCACGGCCGGGGGGTCGAAACCGAGGTCGCCCAGCGAGGCGATGCAATGCCGGTCCTCGAGCTTCACTCTTGCCCTTACTTCGAGTTGGCCGAGGCCGACCGCGACATCTGCGCCCTGGAACGCAAGATGTTTGAAAAGGTGCTTGGTCAGGGGCTTCGCCTGAGCCAGTGCCGCCTCGATGGGCACCGGTCGTGCGATTTCGAAGCCAAGCCCTCCCCAACCTCCGACCCCTCCCGGGCCCAGGCAAGCTGA
- a CDS encoding helix-turn-helix domain-containing protein, whose product MARKKTSHTRLKLKTVISHRLKEVRQELFGEHGGPELARRLNLPARTWYNYETGVTVPAEVLLAFIDQTGVNPVWLLSGEGPRYRRGLEDQVLSDLTPQELIRRGLEKLEERDPDALAVDHDNAEQTEEFVTVGVVNSEDLAGDVSPLRAIDSILVYHGWLKHPKSTVALRVEDDAMHPILPIGSMVAVDCAIRSAEELQGRIVAARVEGRAVIRWLELSGRHLILRPNRSSPDTPTVAIEPAAVGQGSGPILGQVVWSWSRFS is encoded by the coding sequence GTGGCACGAAAGAAGACCTCGCATACCCGCCTGAAACTCAAGACGGTGATCTCTCACCGATTGAAAGAGGTTCGCCAGGAGCTCTTCGGAGAACATGGCGGGCCTGAACTTGCGAGGCGGCTGAACCTGCCGGCCCGCACCTGGTACAACTACGAAACCGGTGTCACGGTTCCGGCCGAGGTCCTGCTTGCCTTTATTGATCAGACGGGAGTCAACCCGGTCTGGCTCCTCTCGGGCGAAGGGCCTCGCTATCGTCGAGGCTTGGAAGATCAGGTCCTTTCCGACCTGACCCCACAGGAGTTGATTCGTCGGGGCCTGGAGAAGCTCGAAGAGCGCGATCCGGACGCGCTCGCCGTCGACCACGACAATGCCGAGCAGACCGAGGAGTTTGTGACCGTCGGCGTGGTCAATTCCGAAGACCTCGCCGGTGATGTGAGCCCGCTGCGGGCGATTGATTCGATTCTTGTGTATCACGGCTGGTTGAAGCATCCGAAATCCACCGTCGCGCTTCGGGTCGAGGACGACGCGATGCACCCGATCCTCCCGATCGGCTCGATGGTTGCGGTCGACTGCGCGATCCGAAGTGCCGAGGAGCTTCAGGGCCGCATCGTTGCGGCTCGGGTAGAAGGTCGGGCCGTGATTCGATGGCTCGAACTCAGTGGCCGGCACCTGATCCTTCGGCCGAACCGATCGAGTCCTGATACGCCCACCGTGGCCATTGAACCCGCGGCGGTGGGGCAGGGTTCGGGGCCCATCCTTGGTCAGGTGGTCTGGTCCTGGAGTCGGTTTAGCTGA
- a CDS encoding sigma 54-interacting transcriptional regulator, with protein MAAVRSSGPRRPETLLQLSGEPVFFLGPTGRFLYVNPAWEELTGIPASAVLGRPDESAGQDQPHSESLDCFHPPVEAIDGVAVSTLGRIQRLGGPREWRRLEFWPHHDRDGRVLFILGLVRSMDEASLAPESPGARLRAELWKIREAFEQRLGTDALIGFGPAHRRLTVQIEAAAVAKVPVLIVGPPGSGKRQVAWTIHCRAGRSDAPFVVIDCAALPAEVLDRELFGPPGTRSEGPPRLKLEHGSLVLRDILELPRDLQARLGEALTHPDALQVRVLALTHGDPEAALQDDRLRSDLYFALSTLVIRLLPLQERLEEIPVLAQHFLDRANRRTGLRRLGFRPEAIETLVRYDWPGNLSELARVVDFAHQRADTETIGLEHLPPEIQGHLGSAYLPPAIAQEQFPLDAMLERLERRLIEQALRSARGNKSLAAKMLHISRTRLHRRVQELGLAGESEDEGSPPVSRNDSDRD; from the coding sequence ATGGCAGCAGTCCGATCCTCGGGCCCAAGACGCCCGGAGACATTGTTGCAGCTTTCCGGAGAGCCGGTCTTTTTCCTCGGGCCGACCGGGCGCTTTCTCTACGTCAATCCTGCGTGGGAAGAGTTGACCGGAATTCCTGCCTCAGCGGTCCTCGGCCGTCCCGACGAATCGGCGGGCCAGGACCAGCCTCATTCCGAGTCGCTTGACTGTTTTCATCCCCCCGTTGAGGCGATTGATGGAGTCGCCGTTTCGACGCTCGGGCGGATTCAGCGACTTGGTGGTCCTCGGGAATGGCGGCGGCTCGAATTCTGGCCGCATCACGACCGAGACGGACGAGTGCTGTTCATCCTCGGCCTGGTCCGGTCGATGGACGAGGCATCGCTCGCTCCCGAATCTCCCGGGGCTCGACTGCGTGCGGAACTCTGGAAGATCCGCGAGGCGTTCGAGCAGCGACTGGGAACGGATGCCCTGATTGGTTTCGGCCCGGCCCATCGTCGCCTGACGGTCCAGATCGAGGCGGCCGCCGTGGCGAAAGTGCCGGTCCTCATTGTCGGCCCCCCCGGTTCGGGCAAGCGTCAGGTGGCCTGGACGATCCACTGTCGGGCCGGGCGATCGGATGCGCCGTTTGTGGTGATCGACTGTGCGGCCCTTCCCGCCGAGGTGCTCGATCGGGAGCTTTTTGGTCCTCCCGGGACCCGATCGGAAGGTCCACCTCGTCTCAAGCTCGAGCATGGAAGCCTGGTCTTGAGGGACATCCTGGAACTCCCGAGAGATCTTCAGGCCCGCCTCGGCGAGGCCCTGACCCATCCCGACGCGCTCCAGGTACGGGTTCTTGCCCTGACACACGGTGATCCGGAGGCTGCACTGCAGGATGACCGGCTCCGGTCTGACCTCTACTTTGCGCTTTCGACCCTGGTAATCCGGCTTCTGCCCCTTCAAGAACGGCTGGAGGAGATCCCGGTTCTGGCTCAGCACTTTCTCGACCGCGCGAACCGCCGAACCGGCCTTCGGCGGCTCGGCTTCCGACCCGAGGCGATCGAGACGCTGGTTCGGTACGATTGGCCCGGCAATCTCAGCGAGTTGGCTCGGGTCGTCGACTTCGCCCACCAACGGGCGGACACCGAGACAATTGGCCTCGAACATTTACCTCCGGAGATTCAGGGGCATCTCGGGAGCGCTTACCTGCCTCCCGCGATCGCCCAGGAGCAATTTCCGCTCGACGCGATGCTCGAACGGCTTGAACGCCGTCTGATCGAGCAGGCCCTGCGATCGGCTCGGGGAAACAAGTCGCTGGCAGCCAAGATGTTGCACATTTCCCGGACACGATTGCATCGCCGTGTCCAGGAACTCGGCTTGGCAGGGGAGTCGGAGGACGAAGGGAGCCCTCCCGTCTCTCGGAACGATTCCGACCGCGACTAA
- the lpxB gene encoding lipid-A-disaccharide synthase has protein sequence MRIFISCGEPSGDLHAANLIRALRRRLPGAKFVGFGGPRMSEAGASLLYPLVNLAVMWIAQVILNLHVFIGLLRQAGRSFREDRPDAVVLIDNPGFNWGVARRAKALGIPVIYFVPPQLWAWAGWRVVKVKKYVDHVLCTLPFEPSWYRDRGFQGAEYVGHPYFDELADRVLDDAFLVEQRTRSGRVVALLPGSRTQEVERNFPMMLRAAAIVARSRPDVRFAVACLNDRHRERCAEMIAAEPLVAGLPIELYAGRTPELIRLADLCWAVSGSVSLELMTEALPTVVVYKLGAAHLWLANKIVQVRYMTLVNLLADAELMPEYPTSSDVSHEMADHALTWLNDEAERLRVSESLAALRDRVVVPGATERAAEHIAAILTADRPAPRGPHRPLRVPSGQDERIEQAG, from the coding sequence ATGCGGATCTTCATCTCTTGCGGCGAGCCGAGTGGCGACCTGCATGCCGCGAACCTGATCCGGGCGCTCCGTCGCCGGTTGCCCGGTGCCAAGTTTGTTGGCTTCGGCGGCCCCCGGATGTCCGAGGCCGGGGCCTCATTGCTTTACCCTCTGGTCAACCTGGCCGTCATGTGGATCGCCCAGGTGATCCTGAATCTTCACGTCTTCATCGGCCTGCTGCGCCAGGCGGGGCGTTCCTTCCGAGAGGATCGGCCCGACGCGGTGGTCCTGATCGACAACCCCGGCTTCAACTGGGGAGTGGCCCGCAGGGCCAAGGCCCTGGGCATTCCGGTCATCTACTTCGTCCCGCCGCAGCTCTGGGCCTGGGCCGGCTGGCGCGTGGTCAAGGTCAAGAAGTACGTCGATCACGTCCTCTGCACCTTGCCTTTCGAGCCCTCCTGGTACCGTGACCGAGGTTTTCAGGGGGCTGAATACGTCGGCCACCCTTACTTCGACGAACTGGCCGATCGCGTGCTTGACGATGCGTTCCTGGTCGAGCAACGGACCCGATCCGGCCGGGTTGTTGCCCTGCTTCCAGGGTCAAGGACGCAGGAAGTCGAACGAAACTTCCCGATGATGCTCCGCGCCGCGGCCATCGTGGCTCGGTCGCGACCGGATGTCCGGTTTGCGGTGGCCTGCCTGAACGATCGGCACCGGGAGCGGTGTGCAGAGATGATCGCCGCCGAGCCGCTGGTCGCGGGTCTCCCGATCGAACTCTACGCTGGCCGGACCCCGGAATTGATCCGGCTGGCGGATCTCTGCTGGGCGGTTTCCGGATCCGTCAGCCTGGAGCTGATGACCGAGGCGTTACCGACCGTCGTTGTCTACAAGCTCGGGGCCGCGCATCTGTGGCTGGCCAACAAAATTGTCCAGGTTCGCTACATGACCCTGGTCAATCTGCTGGCCGACGCCGAGTTGATGCCCGAATATCCCACCTCGAGCGATGTTTCCCACGAGATGGCCGACCACGCCCTCACTTGGCTGAATGATGAGGCCGAGCGGCTTCGCGTTTCGGAATCGCTCGCCGCGCTACGCGATCGGGTTGTCGTGCCCGGAGCGACCGAACGGGCGGCCGAACACATCGCCGCGATTCTGACGGCGGATCGTCCGGCCCCTCGTGGTCCTCACCGGCCCTTACGGGTGCCGAGCGGTCAGGACGAGCGCATCGAACAGGCGGGTTGA